In Rhodothermales bacterium, the genomic window CCTCGACCCCGAATACGCCGCCACGACGCCGTTCGGGCAGCCCATCGTCCACGGCGCGTTCCTGCTCGGGATCGTATCGAAAGTGCTCGGCCGGGACTATCCGGGCCCCGGCAGCGTCGCCGTCGCGCTCTCTGCGAAGTTCCTACGCCCCATCCCCGTCGGCTCCGAGATCAAGCTGGAAGTGAAGGTTGCCGAGAAGATCGAGCGGTACGGGCACGTCCGCGCGAAGGTGTACGTCTACAACGAAGCGGGGAAGATGGCGCTCGGCGGCGAGGCCGTGATCATCCCGCCGAAGGGCGAGGGCTAAACCGAAGAACGGAAGAGCCGAGGAGACGAAGCGGTGCTTTCCTCGTCTCCTCGGCTCATAGCCTCCCCGTCTCCTAATTCCGCGGCAGCTTCAACGCCGTGCCCGCCGGAATCGTCTCGTTGAGTTGGACGTTGTTCATAATCGCGAGCGTGTTCTCGTCGAGCCCGATGGGCGAGGGACGGCCGCGCAGGAATGACTGGAACGACCCCGCCCGATCTACCTGCACCACGTCGAGCCGGACGGGCTGGCGGTTGAGGTACTCCCGATTCGTGAGGCGCTCGAAGCTGCGGAATGTCGAGAGGAACTCGTCGCGGTACTGGCTGAAGGTGTTCGCGCCGGTGAGGCCCATGAAGCGATAGACGGTGCCGCCATACTCGATGAAGTAGGCCGCGATCGCGAGTTCGCCCTGCTGCGTGTTGGCCGTTCCGCTGATGGCGTAGGCCTGGTTGCCGTTCACCGTCGTCGCCTCCTGGCTCGACAGGTTAAAGCCTTGCTGGCCGGCGAAGGCGCGCGCCGCGGCCTGCGGCGAGTCCTCCGGCGCGAACGTGAACTCCATCACCGCCCGTCCGTTCGGCTCGGCGATCTGCACCGCCGCCGCGCCGTTCAGGACCTGCCAGCCGTTCGGGTAGTCGAACGAGAAGGCGAGGTCGGGGTGGTAGAACATCCCGTTCTCGGTGAAGCCCTGCCGTGGATTGCTGCCGAGCACGATGCCCTCGATCTGCTGGAGGTAGGGCTGGGCGTTGACTTCGGTGCCCTGCGGATCGTACTGCGCGGCGAGTTGGGGGATCGTCTGCTCGCGCTCGCCGGGATCGGGATGGGTGGAGAGGAAGGACGGGAGGCTGCCGCCGCTCTGCTCGCCGAGCCGGCTTAGCGAGCGGAAAAACTTGGCTCCTTCGGCGGCGTCGTACCCGGCGAACTCGGAATAGGCGACGCCCGCACGGTCGGCCTCGCGCTCGGCGTCGCGGCTGTAGCTGAGCGTGAGGAGCTGGAGCCCGGTGCCGCCGTAGTTGAGGATGCCCTCAGCCACGTTCCCGCCGCCGACGACCCCGCCGAGCACGGCGGCCCCGAGGAGCCCGAGCTGGCCGAGCTGGGCATTCGCCGCACGCTGCGACGAGTGCCGGGCGAGCACGTGCCCCGCCTCGTGCCCGAGCACGACAGCGAGTTGGGCCTCGTTTTCGAGAAACGCCAGCAGCCCGCGCGTGACGTAGGTGTAGCCGCCCGGGAGGGCGAACGCATTCACCACGTCACTGTCGAGCACCTGGAAATAAAACGGGGTGTTGCGGATCTCGGCGGGCGTGCTCGCCTCGCCGTAGGCGCTCGTCCGCAGCACGGCCTGCCCGATGCGGTCGACGTAGGCCGCGAGCTGCGGGTCGTCGTAGAGCCCGTACTGCGCGATGATCTGCTGGTTAGCGTCGGTGCCGAGCTGCACCTCTTCCTGCCAGCTGTACGCCCCGCGCGTCGTCTCGCCGGTGACGAGGTTCGTGGTCTGCGTGCCGCAGCCGGAGAGGGAGAAGCCGAGCGGGCTCAGCAGGAACAGCGCGAGGAGGGAGAAAACGCGGTAATGTGGGAGCATGGTCGTCGTAAGAGATGGGATCGGAGAAGGGAGGGCGAGGCGGGCTCGCTACAGCGCCGCGTGGTCGGCGGGCTCGGATATGGTACCGTGTACGACGTAGAGCGCCGCGTGCTCCGGCTCGGTGAAATCGACGGCCGCGTCGAACGGTTCGCGGCGCGCGGCGGTGACGAGGCTCTGCCCGATCGTGTCGGACTGGAGGAGACGGAGGAAGACGTCGGAGCGGTGCGGGTCAAGGTCGCCGAAGACGTCGTCGAGCAGGAGGAGCGGCGTCTCGCTCAGCCGGTCGCGGAGGTAGAAGTACTTCGCCAGCTTGAGCGCCATCCCGAACGTGCGGTGCTGGCCCTGC contains:
- a CDS encoding MaoC family dehydratase yields the protein MPKHTYDSIQVGDTFEWSRTVSADDVRAFADVSGDDNPLHLDPEYAATTPFGQPIVHGAFLLGIVSKVLGRDYPGPGSVAVALSAKFLRPIPVGSEIKLEVKVAEKIERYGHVRAKVYVYNEAGKMALGGEAVIIPPKGEG
- a CDS encoding M48 family metalloprotease, with product MLPHYRVFSLLALFLLSPLGFSLSGCGTQTTNLVTGETTRGAYSWQEEVQLGTDANQQIIAQYGLYDDPQLAAYVDRIGQAVLRTSAYGEASTPAEIRNTPFYFQVLDSDVVNAFALPGGYTYVTRGLLAFLENEAQLAVVLGHEAGHVLARHSSQRAANAQLGQLGLLGAAVLGGVVGGGNVAEGILNYGGTGLQLLTLSYSRDAEREADRAGVAYSEFAGYDAAEGAKFFRSLSRLGEQSGGSLPSFLSTHPDPGEREQTIPQLAAQYDPQGTEVNAQPYLQQIEGIVLGSNPRQGFTENGMFYHPDLAFSFDYPNGWQVLNGAAAVQIAEPNGRAVMEFTFAPEDSPQAAARAFAGQQGFNLSSQEATTVNGNQAYAISGTANTQQGELAIAAYFIEYGGTVYRFMGLTGANTFSQYRDEFLSTFRSFERLTNREYLNRQPVRLDVVQVDRAGSFQSFLRGRPSPIGLDENTLAIMNNVQLNETIPAGTALKLPRN